TGATTTCTTCCTTCGTCAATCGAGGAAGGCCACGTTCCGCATTGCCTTAGACTGCCCCTCGGTGTTCATCACGACTTGGTGCCAGCCGTTGAGCGTGATCGTGGCGTGGTCGGCGTGGCGGACCCGGCCACGGACGTATACACCGGGGTTCCGCCGCATAGTGCGCCAGCCCCAGCCCTTCGCCTTCGGGCTGCCACCCAGGATGGCCTTGTACTGTGCCTCGGTGATGCCGTTGGGGTGGCGGGAGCAGACATAGACCGTCTCGCCGCCAGTTCGATAGCAGAACTCGGTCCAGTGCGGCTTGCCGCCGTTGCCACGACGAAGCGGCTCGTTCAGTAGGACCAGCTTCTCGTCTACGACGAAACTCGGAACCGGCAGGAAGAACCACTCGCCCTGGCGAATGAAGGCGGCGTTCTTGCGGCGGTTGCGGGCCTTCGCCTTCAGGCGCTTCCCGGCCTGGGCGCTCAAGACCTCGGCGGGCTTCAGCGCCTCCTTGGCCTGGCGGACCGTGCCGACCGGGGCAGTTTCGGGAATGCCGGCAACGAACCAGTGGCGCTCGTCGTGGCCGCACAAGAACTTGCTCTTGTCCTTGCCTTCACGGACCAGAAGGAGCAGGTGGCGGTCCGTAGGCTGTACGTCGAGGAGAGCAATCTCGACCTCGGCCCCCGGCTCGTGGACGATCTCGAAAAACTCGCCCTTGCGGTCGGCCCGCACGTCCAGTGAGACAGCGCCGGAAGTGCGGGTAGACCGAGATGGTTGATCAGCGACCTTGAGGCGAGCGCCGATGCGAGCGAACTTGATGTCGAGGAGGTTCGTGTCCATAAAGGGGTGGACACGAGGAAGGCACGCCGGGTTCGCCGAATCCTCGAATTGACGACGGATACAATCCCGCCATGAAAATCCTCTTCCTTCACGGCTGGCAGTCGGTCCCTGGCGGCGTCAAACCGACATACCTCAAGGACCACGGCCACGAAGTCATCAACCCGAAGTTGCCCGACGAGGACTTCGCCGAGGCGGTCAAGATTGCCCAGGCCGAGTTCGACAAGCACCAACCGCAGGTTGTCGTCGGTTCCAGTCGGGGCGGGGCCGTCGCCGTGAACATCGACAGCGGCGGGGCGAAGCTCGTGATGCTCTGCCCGGCGTGGAAGAAATGGGGGACGGCCAAAGCGGTGAGGCCCGGAACAGTGATCCTGCACAGCCGGGCCGACGACGTGATCCCGTTCGCCGATAGCGAGGAATTGGCGAGGACCAACGGGGCGAGGTTGACCGAGGTTGGGAAGAATCACCGGCTAGCTGACCCAGAGCCGCTGGCGGCGATGTTGAGGGCGTGTGAGGGCCGAGAGGAAGACCCACATGGCTGACGCCTCAACACCCGTGTCGCCGAAGCGAAAGAAATTGTTGTTCGCAGACGTTGCGAGCGACTTCGAGAAGGCACTTTTGGCAAGCGTGCTGCCCGACATCACGTCAGGTCGGGCCGGATTCGTTGCGGTAGGCATCGACATGGCTGCCCAGGAGGACAATTGGGGAGTCTCGGTCATCACCATCGACGAGGGGTTGAGCCGGGGATCATTACGCTTGCTGCTGCCGCACCGCTTCGATCTCGACGGGTACAAGAAGAAGCACCCGGTTAAGCCGTCCGGGGCGTTTATCGCCCAATTGGTGAGCGGGCTGATCGAACACCGAATTCCGGCTGCCGTTGCCGTTGATGTTCCGTTCGGTTGGCCGCAAGAGCACTCGTCGTTCCTCGAAGCATGGTCGGCAGTCCCGGTTCAGGGAGTGGCGATTTCACCGCCGTCCCGGTCTTGCTTCGAGTACCGACTCTGCGACAGGGCGATGATGCGGCTGTTGAAGCAGGAAGGCCGGGCGGCAGCGGTCCTGGCGGTCGGTGCGGACAAAATCGCCTCGGCAGCTTTCCAGTGGGCCATTCAGAGGGTCGGGCTGCCCGGTTTCGGCCAAGTTGACGTTGGGCATGACCCGCCGGTGGGCGGCGAGGTCGTGTACTTCGAGACATACCCATCAGCCCTCGTCCGCCTCAACTACCCCTCGTTTGCGGGTTACAAGACGCTGAAGGAGACGAAGGAGGGCGGCAAAGCGGCCCATGACCAGCCCGCCGAGCGGCAGGCTCGACATGACCTCCTCGATGCGATCCGGGGCGAGTATTGCATCGACACAACGCACTGTGTGAGTGCCCTCGAAGCGGCCTGTGCAACGTCGGCGTCCGACGCCTTCGATGGATTCCTGTCGGCAATCACGGCCTGGGACTATTTGAAATGGCGAACCCGACAGGCGGGGACAGTCCGCATGTCGTCACCCACGGAACTGCTCGGTCCCAGGACGGCGGCGGCGGAAAAGGCCCGGATCGAAAAGGAGGGCTGGTTTCTCGTCAGGCTGCCTATCAGCACCGTGGGCCTTCACGACGACGTGGGCGAGCAAGAACCCCAAAACGACGGGCGGGCACGGGTCGAAAGCACGAGAGGCGAGGGTTGATTCATGGCGTTTGACGAATCCCTCGCCGCCCGCATCCGTGAGGTACTGGAGCGCACAAAGGGCGTCGAGGAGAAGAAGATGTTCGGCGGCATCTGCTTCCTTCTTCACGGCAACCTGCTCGTCGGCGTGTGGAAGGATTCGCTCATCGCCCGTCTCGGCACCGACAAGTGGGTGGCGGCGCTGCTGGGGCCGCACGTCAGCGTCTTTGACCTCACCGGCAGGCCGATGAAGAATTGGGTGATGGTCGAACCTGAAGGCGTCGAGGACGACGGCACACGCCGAAACGTCCCGCATGAGGCCGCTGTTGAGCAACCGTCGGTGCCAGGGACAGCCAATCACAACTACGTCGGATCCGAAGCGATGCGCTCGGGCCACGGGGCTGGTGGCTCCTGTTCGGGCGGGTCTATTGCTTCCACGAGATCGTTCGAGGGCGGCGAAGCGGGGGTTGCTTCGGCAAGTTGTGCAAGATGCGTATTGGCGATTTCCTGGCAGCGGCGGTCGAGTTTTGAATTGTAATCCCAGTCCAGTTGCCGCAACCGAATTGCCCCAAGCAGGGCTTCCTCTCCGATTAATGGCAATGACAGACTCTCGAACATAGAGTCAAACAACTGCCCTAAGAAAGGAAAAACTCGGGACGAAGGCTGGACCTCTATTCTGAGCCTTCTGAGCCAGGGAATCATCTCTTCCACTTCGACCGAGGAACTCGGGACACGGCTGAATGAGCGCCAGTAGCGTGCCCGCAAATCGACCTGCGAATGATAAGTCGATTGGATTCGTTTTTCCTCCGTTTCATACCAGGAATCAAGGTCCTCACAATGTTCCCGGAAGCAGGTATCGAAAACCTGCGGGGCGTATTGCGCTCGGCAGTTCTTCGGGTCGAAGCGGAAAGCTTGCAGGATGTGTTTGAGGGCGAGTCTCTGTTCTTCCCGGAGCAGACAGATCGAAGAGAGGCCGGAATATACAAGGGCGATGTATTCGCTATTCGGCTTATCGGCGGTCTGGAGGTGGGGGTTCAGGTTGGTATTCCGCAGGAGGGTTTCTTCTGCGAAGCGGAGGTACCGTTCCCTGGTGGAGTCGTGAACGGCTTCGGCCGCATTCGTCATCGCCTCGAATGCCCCGAGAATCTCCCGGGTCACCTGTTGGTCGGCGGCGGCTTGGAGTCGGTTCGCAGAAGTCTGAAGCTGGTCGGTCGAAGCCTGGAGCCGATCAGTCGAAGCCTGGAGCTGGTCGGTCGAAGTCTGGAGCCGATCAGTCGAAGCCTGAAGTTGGGCGAGCCGCCGACCTAACGATGCCTCCACATCCTGGAGTTTCCGGACGACTTCTCGGTTCTTCCCCCGGACGAATTCGACGGTAGAGATCCCGGTCGTAAACACTTTGCAAACGAGGAGAATACTGAGCGGCATCGTGGAGTACCCCGGTGCGTGATTCCGGCCCAACTTCTGATCAACTCGCCCAATCGTCGGATTTTCGCATTCCCCAGGAATTCTACCCAGGCGTGTCGGGGCCGTCAGGTGAAAAAATGCCGTGGTCAACTACCTACGGCGTGTTCTCCACCACCATCAACGGCACCCACGGGGACTGGAGCCAGCAGGATGTCGGCCTGCTCGTCGCCGAATCCTTCGCCATGCTCGAAGCGGAACTGCTCCGCAAGCCGTTCAAGAAGTCCGATCACCGCAAGGCACTGGCCCCGAAACTCCAAGACCGATCCGAGGGGTCCATTGAGTTCAAGCACCAGAACGTCAGCGGCGTCCTAGTCGAACTTGGCCTCCCGTACATCGAAGGGTATAAGCCACGGAGCAACTACCAGGGGATTCTGGCCAAAGAAGTCGAGAGCTTCTTGGACAATCACCCAGGCTTCCTCGAAAAGTTGGCAGCAGCGCCAACTCTCAACCCGACGCAAAGCGTGCAGATTTCTGCCCCCAACCTGGACCAGATCATCAAAGACCCGCCAGAGAAGACCGTCGCACCCAAGGCCACGAGCAAGCCTTGGTTGTCTCGGAAGGCCAGGAAGACCGACTTCGCCGAGCTTGACGCCGCTAATCGCCATCTCGGAAAGCTTGGCGAGGAGTTTGTCTTCGACCTTGAGCGATATCGGCTCAAGATTGCCGGTCGGGACGACCTCGCCATGCGGGTCGTGTGGGCCTCGCAGGACATCGGCGACGGGCTGGGCTTCGACATCCTTTCGTTCGACGACGCCGATGATTCCGAACGGATGCTGGAGGTCAAGACGACCGGGCTGGGCAAGTTCTTCCCGTTCTACGTCACAGGGAATGAGGTCCGTTGCTCGGAAGACATCCCGAACCAGTTCCATCTGTTCCGGGTGTTTGACTTCGGGCGGGAGCCTCGACTTTACATCCTACACGGGTCGCTGAGGCAGTTGTGTCAGCTTGATCCCGTGCTGTACCGGGCTGTGATTTGAGGGCGTAATTCGTCGGCATCCCGTCGTACCCACCTCGATAGAATACTCGGTAATTGACCGTC
The Fimbriiglobus ruber genome window above contains:
- a CDS encoding alpha/beta hydrolase, whose product is MKILFLHGWQSVPGGVKPTYLKDHGHEVINPKLPDEDFAEAVKIAQAEFDKHQPQVVVGSSRGGAVAVNIDSGGAKLVMLCPAWKKWGTAKAVRPGTVILHSRADDVIPFADSEELARTNGARLTEVGKNHRLADPEPLAAMLRACEGREEDPHG
- a CDS encoding DUF3883 domain-containing protein, which produces MPWSTTYGVFSTTINGTHGDWSQQDVGLLVAESFAMLEAELLRKPFKKSDHRKALAPKLQDRSEGSIEFKHQNVSGVLVELGLPYIEGYKPRSNYQGILAKEVESFLDNHPGFLEKLAAAPTLNPTQSVQISAPNLDQIIKDPPEKTVAPKATSKPWLSRKARKTDFAELDAANRHLGKLGEEFVFDLERYRLKIAGRDDLAMRVVWASQDIGDGLGFDILSFDDADDSERMLEVKTTGLGKFFPFYVTGNEVRCSEDIPNQFHLFRVFDFGREPRLYILHGSLRQLCQLDPVLYRAVI
- a CDS encoding TfoX/Sxy family protein produces the protein MAFDESLAARIREVLERTKGVEEKKMFGGICFLLHGNLLVGVWKDSLIARLGTDKWVAALLGPHVSVFDLTGRPMKNWVMVEPEGVEDDGTRRNVPHEAAVEQPSVPGTANHNYVGSEAMRSGHGAGGSCSGGSIASTRSFEGGEAGVASASCARCVLAISWQRRSSFEL
- a CDS encoding DUF429 domain-containing protein codes for the protein MADASTPVSPKRKKLLFADVASDFEKALLASVLPDITSGRAGFVAVGIDMAAQEDNWGVSVITIDEGLSRGSLRLLLPHRFDLDGYKKKHPVKPSGAFIAQLVSGLIEHRIPAAVAVDVPFGWPQEHSSFLEAWSAVPVQGVAISPPSRSCFEYRLCDRAMMRLLKQEGRAAAVLAVGADKIASAAFQWAIQRVGLPGFGQVDVGHDPPVGGEVVYFETYPSALVRLNYPSFAGYKTLKETKEGGKAAHDQPAERQARHDLLDAIRGEYCIDTTHCVSALEAACATSASDAFDGFLSAITAWDYLKWRTRQAGTVRMSSPTELLGPRTAAAEKARIEKEGWFLVRLPISTVGLHDDVGEQEPQNDGRARVESTRGEG